In Methanomassiliicoccales archaeon, one DNA window encodes the following:
- a CDS encoding glutamate-5-semialdehyde dehydrogenase, which translates to MDGVRKSAQRAKNASFKLAQLSLELRNEALLRISEGLRNKSSIIISENEKDMEEAKDSGLPAPLLKRLRYDEGKIKESINQMSSLIAQEDPLGKILSRMELDNGLILEKVSCPIGVIGVVFESRPDALIQISSLCLKSGNAVLLKGGAEAKRTNEALFRVIMDALSSLDDRFDGAIQLLSTREEFRELLAQDDFIDLIIPRGSNELVRAIQASTRIPVLGHAAGICHTYVHEDADLEMAVRVCYDAKVQYPAVCNAMETLLVHRSIAQSFLPMMAKELRRAGVEIRGDEATRALIEAVPAKEEDWSMEYNDLILSIKVVGSIEEAVEHINRYGSHHTDAIITRNRETAESFMNAVDSSSVMWNCSTRFADGYRYGLGAEVGISTNKTHARGPVGLDGLTIYKWKLYGDGHIVADYSGESARRFTHRKLL; encoded by the coding sequence ATGGATGGAGTTAGAAAATCTGCTCAGAGGGCTAAAAACGCCTCATTCAAGTTGGCCCAACTATCCTTGGAGTTGAGGAATGAGGCACTTTTGCGAATATCAGAGGGGCTAAGAAACAAGTCCTCGATCATAATCTCCGAAAACGAGAAAGATATGGAAGAAGCCAAGGATAGCGGGCTTCCCGCACCTTTGCTGAAGCGCTTGCGCTATGATGAGGGCAAGATCAAGGAAAGCATAAACCAGATGTCCTCTTTGATTGCTCAAGAGGATCCGTTGGGCAAGATACTCTCGCGCATGGAGCTCGATAATGGTCTGATTTTGGAAAAGGTGAGCTGCCCCATTGGTGTAATAGGGGTGGTCTTTGAGTCTAGGCCAGACGCCCTCATACAGATATCATCTCTTTGCTTGAAATCAGGAAACGCGGTTTTGCTCAAAGGTGGTGCAGAGGCTAAACGTACCAATGAAGCTTTGTTCCGAGTAATAATGGATGCCCTGTCATCACTTGACGACCGATTCGATGGAGCAATTCAGCTCCTCTCGACCAGAGAGGAATTTAGAGAATTGCTCGCCCAAGATGATTTCATCGATTTGATAATTCCTCGTGGCTCCAATGAGCTTGTGCGCGCCATTCAAGCCTCTACCAGGATTCCGGTGCTTGGCCACGCAGCGGGAATATGTCATACCTATGTCCATGAGGATGCAGACCTGGAGATGGCAGTGAGAGTTTGCTATGACGCTAAGGTTCAATACCCAGCCGTCTGTAACGCCATGGAAACTCTGCTGGTTCATAGAAGCATAGCCCAATCCTTCCTTCCTATGATGGCGAAGGAGTTAAGAAGAGCAGGGGTGGAGATAAGAGGTGATGAAGCTACAAGAGCATTGATAGAAGCTGTTCCAGCGAAGGAAGAGGATTGGTCGATGGAGTATAATGACCTTATACTCTCTATCAAAGTGGTAGGTTCGATTGAAGAGGCAGTGGAGCATATAAACCGATATGGCTCGCATCATACTGATGCGATAATCACAAGGAATAGGGAAACGGCGGAATCATTCATGAATGCGGTGGATTCGTCGAGCGTGATGTGGAACTGTTCCACCCGCTTTGCTGATGGGTATCGTTATGGTCTTGGTGCGGAGGTGGGCATTTCTACCAACAAGACACACGCTCGAGGTCCTGTAGGATTGGATGGTCTGACTATATACAAGTGGAAGCTCTATGGTGACGGCCATATAGTGGCTGATTATTCAGGTGAAAGTG
- the hcp gene encoding hydroxylamine reductase translates to MYCNQCQQTAKGIACTIKGVCGKDEDLQSLQEMVIYGLKGIAAYAYHCRTLDKRDEEVDSFMHEALFKTLTNVNFSHEDHWQMVLRSGKMNYRAMQMLDAAHTERFGYPSPTKVYTGVRKAPGILVTGHDLLDLEELLKQTEGTGIQIYTHGEMLPAHGYPELRKYEHLAGNYGSAWQKQKVEFAEFGGPILATTNCVLIPLPSYKERLYTIGVPAIEGVKQISDRKDFSTIIQHAKSIGELKERPGGYVNTGFHHKAVLSMAPQIIEAVKEGRIRHFFLIGGCDGATPGRDYYTILAENIPRDCVILTLACGKYRFNDKEFGYIEGTEIPRLLDVGQCNDSYSAIQIAMALSQSFKVDFNRLPLSIVLSWFEQKAVAIVYTLLALGVRNVRIGPSLPAFVSPNNWKRIQEEFGWMPIGEPLEDLKNMLAR, encoded by the coding sequence ATGTATTGCAATCAATGCCAACAGACGGCAAAAGGCATAGCCTGCACTATCAAAGGCGTATGTGGTAAGGACGAGGACTTGCAAAGCTTACAGGAAATGGTCATCTATGGATTGAAGGGCATAGCGGCATACGCTTATCATTGTCGCACCTTGGATAAAAGGGATGAAGAAGTGGACTCATTCATGCATGAGGCCCTATTCAAAACGCTGACCAATGTAAACTTCTCACACGAAGATCACTGGCAGATGGTTCTTCGTTCAGGAAAGATGAATTACAGGGCGATGCAGATGTTGGACGCTGCTCATACGGAGCGCTTTGGATACCCTTCCCCTACAAAGGTTTATACTGGGGTCAGGAAGGCGCCTGGTATATTGGTAACAGGTCACGATCTTTTAGACCTGGAGGAATTGCTCAAGCAGACTGAGGGAACTGGAATACAAATTTATACACATGGGGAGATGCTGCCTGCCCATGGCTATCCTGAGCTGAGGAAATATGAACACTTAGCTGGCAACTACGGCTCGGCGTGGCAGAAGCAGAAGGTTGAGTTCGCGGAATTTGGCGGTCCAATATTAGCCACAACGAATTGCGTATTAATCCCTCTTCCGAGTTATAAAGAAAGGTTATATACGATAGGTGTTCCAGCCATTGAAGGAGTAAAGCAAATATCGGATAGAAAGGACTTCTCAACTATAATTCAGCATGCTAAGTCAATAGGGGAATTGAAAGAGAGGCCCGGTGGCTACGTTAATACTGGCTTCCATCACAAGGCAGTCCTCTCTATGGCGCCTCAGATAATCGAGGCTGTCAAAGAAGGCAGAATAAGACATTTCTTTCTCATCGGTGGATGCGATGGCGCCACGCCTGGGCGAGACTATTATACCATACTCGCAGAGAACATTCCAAGAGACTGTGTCATTTTGACGTTAGCATGCGGTAAATATCGCTTCAATGACAAAGAATTCGGATATATCGAGGGTACTGAAATACCTAGATTGCTAGATGTTGGCCAATGCAATGACAGCTACTCTGCGATTCAGATAGCCATGGCGCTATCCCAATCATTCAAGGTAGATTTCAATAGGTTGCCATTAAGCATCGTTTTGTCTTGGTTCGAGCAAAAGGCCGTAGCTATTGTATACACATTATTGGCGCTGGGTGTTAGGAATGTCCGCATAGGCCCTTCGTTGCCAGCTTTCGTATCTCCTAATAATTGGAAGCGCATTCAAGAAGAATTTGGATGGATGCCAATAGGTGAGCCTTTAGAAGACTTGAAGAACATGTTGGCTCGATGA
- a CDS encoding Lrp/AsnC family transcriptional regulator, protein MKLDDKDRSIITFYSQDPTISQEIIAKRLGLSQPSVAMRIARLKQMGALEIQYGINPLKLGLYLAKVDVSSTEPEHILEMFRECPYFANGFTVSGKSNLCLLFYSESVATLEAIVNGHLRSNPSVRDVDFNIIITSERKLIFPTMLMTEISDTPPCGIKMECKECSSFKSQKCMGCPATGNYQGKFYYPRASQVSSFTERRKK, encoded by the coding sequence ATGAAACTAGATGATAAGGATCGCTCTATCATAACGTTTTATTCACAGGATCCAACAATATCTCAGGAAATAATCGCCAAGAGATTGGGGCTTTCCCAGCCTTCCGTCGCCATGAGAATAGCTAGATTAAAGCAAATGGGTGCCCTGGAGATACAATATGGCATAAATCCTCTTAAACTGGGACTTTACCTAGCCAAAGTGGATGTGAGCTCTACAGAACCTGAGCACATACTCGAGATGTTCAGGGAATGTCCCTATTTCGCTAACGGTTTCACAGTATCAGGAAAGAGCAATCTCTGCCTTCTCTTCTACAGCGAAAGCGTTGCAACGCTAGAGGCCATCGTAAACGGGCATTTACGCTCCAATCCCTCCGTGAGAGATGTTGATTTCAACATCATCATAACCTCAGAAAGGAAGCTCATTTTTCCAACTATGCTTATGACCGAAATTTCTGATACACCTCCCTGCGGTATAAAGATGGAGTGCAAAGAGTGCTCATCTTTCAAATCACAAAAGTGCATGGGGTGCCCCGCCACTGGAAATTATCAAGGAAAGTTCTATTATCCAAGGGCTAGTCAAGTCTCTTCCTTCACGGAACGCCGCAAAAAATGA
- a CDS encoding formyltransferase family protein produces the protein MAQERGVPVIIFPSDTYLPHLKERDILEWRREYGKELRKRISDYDMDLGVLAGYMLIVDPETCNRFPIINLHPALPNTYQGTWEEIVRKVVENKDQYYGSTVHLCTPELDRGAAIAFDSFPTNKVLSSSMDMEEAVKAIRAEELKREAYLLMEAIKLIVDEKVIIKDGCVTDSFGTPISPLCLSQAIDKILSQKS, from the coding sequence ATGGCTCAAGAAAGAGGGGTGCCTGTCATAATTTTCCCATCTGATACTTATTTGCCTCATCTAAAGGAGAGGGATATCCTTGAATGGAGACGAGAATATGGGAAAGAGCTTAGAAAAAGGATTTCAGACTATGATATGGACCTCGGCGTTCTGGCTGGGTACATGTTGATTGTTGACCCGGAGACTTGCAATAGGTTCCCCATCATCAACTTGCATCCAGCCCTTCCTAATACATATCAAGGCACATGGGAAGAGATAGTCAGAAAGGTGGTGGAAAACAAGGATCAATATTATGGCTCTACCGTGCATCTCTGCACTCCGGAGCTGGATAGGGGGGCTGCTATCGCCTTTGACAGTTTCCCAACAAATAAAGTCCTATCCTCCTCCATGGATATGGAGGAGGCGGTCAAGGCAATAAGGGCCGAAGAGCTAAAGAGAGAGGCTTATCTTCTTATGGAAGCTATAAAGTTAATAGTGGACGAGAAAGTCATCATAAAGGATGGGTGTGTGACTGATTCTTTTGGAACGCCTATTTCACCTTTATGCCTAAGCCAAGCTATAGACAAAATTTTGAGCCAAAAATCATGA
- a CDS encoding ABC transporter permease produces the protein MMEGVVRIIDSRKANSIKRTLEDIWSYRELLYYFVWKELKIRYKQTLIGAAWAVLQPLIAMAIFWLVFGTILDVQTDVPYPIFAYSGLVIWYYFSGSLTQSSASVLNNSHILTKVYFPRILLPLSYCLIGLVDYIIATVMLIVLMLLFGIMPSAWLLLLFIPFSMSVLLASGLGFWLSAVSAKYRDVKYITPFFVQLLLFITPIIYPSTTIPPSFRWIININPLAPIIEAQRAFVLGTGLSDWIPLGISLLMTLAIFFLGVFYFAHRERQMADVI, from the coding sequence ATGATGGAAGGCGTAGTAAGGATAATAGATTCACGGAAAGCCAATTCAATTAAGCGAACTCTAGAGGATATTTGGTCTTATCGCGAGCTCCTTTATTATTTCGTCTGGAAAGAGCTGAAGATTCGCTATAAGCAGACGCTTATTGGAGCGGCATGGGCTGTCCTTCAGCCACTTATCGCGATGGCAATATTCTGGTTGGTCTTCGGCACGATTTTAGACGTGCAGACCGATGTTCCATATCCAATATTCGCGTATTCGGGTCTCGTCATTTGGTACTATTTTTCTGGATCCCTCACCCAATCCTCAGCTTCGGTACTCAATAATTCCCACATATTGACCAAGGTCTATTTTCCTAGAATATTACTTCCCCTCTCCTATTGCCTGATTGGGTTGGTGGACTATATCATAGCCACAGTCATGCTGATTGTATTGATGCTATTATTCGGTATCATGCCCTCAGCTTGGCTCCTGCTGCTTTTCATACCTTTCTCCATGAGTGTGCTATTGGCCTCTGGCCTTGGGTTCTGGCTATCAGCCGTTTCCGCCAAATACCGTGATGTAAAGTACATCACCCCTTTCTTCGTGCAACTGCTTTTGTTTATCACCCCTATAATATATCCTTCAACCACAATCCCTCCCAGCTTTCGTTGGATCATCAACATCAACCCCTTAGCTCCAATCATTGAAGCACAGAGGGCCTTTGTTTTAGGAACTGGACTAAGTGATTGGATTCCTTTGGGAATCTCCCTTTTGATGACTTTAGCCATTTTTTTCCTAGGAGTTTTCTATTTCGCCCACCGAGAAAGACAGATGGCGGATGTGATTTGA
- a CDS encoding ABC transporter ATP-binding protein produces the protein MIDVRNVSKRYIIGRKDELMPYRNLSEIITEVFTHPLRAIKNWRVEKEFFWALKDISMTVEEGEVVGLIGRNGAGKTTLLKIISQITYPTTGEIRLRGRVGSLLEVGTGFHPELTGRENIYMNGAILGMKRVEIERSFEEIVRFSELEKFLDTPVKRYSSGMYVRLGFAVAAHLNPEILLVDEVLAVGDVQFQKKCLGKIKDVSQGGRTVLFVSHNMPVLEGLCDKAALIQDGHLKMIGDTHDVIAEYLRYLSLHTGNDLDLPIVKRSGDGRARFTFIELRDEHGDTIESVMEGKPFKIILTLRVLSEIELDKIEITFSDAMSRSILTTRSTDSIRLSKLSIGTHRFEVHISPNPLTSGSYTLGLSCSGPHLQKYDVIDLAYSLSVVPNLQDDALGKRPGIIRLPFEWAKENTP, from the coding sequence ATGATAGATGTGAGGAACGTATCCAAGAGATACATCATTGGCAGAAAGGACGAGTTAATGCCTTACCGCAATCTCTCAGAAATTATCACTGAAGTATTCACACACCCCCTTCGTGCCATTAAGAATTGGCGTGTGGAGAAAGAGTTCTTTTGGGCCCTTAAGGATATTTCAATGACGGTCGAGGAAGGGGAGGTGGTGGGCTTGATCGGCCGCAATGGTGCAGGAAAGACTACGCTCTTGAAAATAATCTCTCAAATCACATACCCCACCACCGGCGAAATACGCCTCAGAGGACGAGTGGGCAGTCTTTTAGAAGTTGGAACAGGTTTCCATCCAGAACTGACAGGACGAGAAAATATCTATATGAATGGAGCAATCCTGGGAATGAAAAGGGTAGAGATAGAACGAAGTTTTGAAGAGATCGTAAGGTTCTCAGAACTGGAGAAGTTCCTGGATACACCGGTGAAAAGATATTCGAGCGGAATGTATGTCAGGCTTGGCTTTGCTGTGGCAGCACATCTGAATCCTGAAATATTATTGGTGGATGAAGTCTTAGCCGTAGGTGACGTGCAATTTCAGAAAAAATGCCTAGGTAAGATAAAGGATGTAAGCCAGGGTGGGAGAACGGTTCTCTTCGTTAGTCATAACATGCCTGTTCTGGAAGGGCTGTGCGACAAGGCTGCACTGATTCAAGATGGTCATTTGAAAATGATAGGAGACACTCACGACGTGATAGCTGAGTACCTTAGATATCTTAGCCTTCATACCGGCAATGATCTGGATTTGCCCATAGTAAAGAGGAGTGGGGATGGGAGAGCAAGATTTACTTTCATAGAACTTAGGGATGAGCACGGAGATACTATCGAGAGTGTGATGGAAGGGAAGCCTTTCAAGATAATATTGACACTGCGTGTCCTATCCGAGATCGAGCTCGACAAGATAGAAATCACTTTTTCGGACGCAATGAGTAGGAGTATTTTGACTACCAGGAGCACTGATTCGATAAGATTGTCTAAGCTCTCGATAGGAACCCATCGGTTCGAAGTGCATATAAGCCCAAATCCTCTGACCAGTGGTTCTTATACCCTTGGATTATCCTGCTCTGGCCCACATTTGCAAAAATATGATGTCATTGACCTTGCCTACAGCCTGAGTGTGGTGCCGAATCTTCAGGATGATGCGCTAGGTAAAAGGCCTGGCATTATTCGCTTGCCTTTTGAGTGGGCAAAGGAAAATACCCCTTAG
- a CDS encoding class I SAM-dependent methyltransferase: protein MRSVFDELAEDYDSWFERHPAVYQSELEALSRALTGGLGLEVGVGTGRFASFFGVKIGLDPSTAMLSLSKIREIEPVRGIAEALPFKDAVFDQVLFVTSLCFTKRPEKALMEANRVLRKNGRVVIGLIDRGSPLGQEYISKVKHSRFYEGAIFHSTEEVLEMMRKSGFIPYTTFQTIFQEPERITTPSQITAGYGRGLFVVLSGKK, encoded by the coding sequence GTGAGGAGCGTATTCGATGAACTTGCCGAGGATTACGATTCTTGGTTCGAAAGGCATCCTGCCGTTTATCAATCAGAATTGGAAGCTTTAAGCAGAGCGTTGACGGGAGGATTGGGATTAGAGGTTGGGGTTGGCACGGGGCGATTTGCATCATTCTTTGGGGTAAAGATCGGATTGGACCCCTCGACCGCCATGCTCTCGCTCTCGAAAATAAGAGAGATCGAACCGGTGAGGGGGATAGCCGAGGCCTTGCCTTTCAAGGATGCCGTTTTTGACCAGGTGCTCTTCGTTACCTCCCTCTGCTTTACTAAACGACCAGAGAAGGCTTTAATGGAGGCGAATAGGGTTTTGCGGAAAAATGGTAGGGTCGTTATTGGTTTGATCGATCGAGGCAGCCCTTTAGGTCAAGAATATATCTCGAAAGTTAAGCACAGCCGTTTCTATGAAGGGGCGATTTTTCATTCAACAGAAGAGGTCCTCGAAATGATGAGGAAGTCCGGCTTCATACCCTATACCACCTTCCAGACGATTTTTCAAGAGCCTGAACGCATCACCACTCCCTCTCAAATCACCGCAGGGTATGGGAGAGGATTGTTCGTGGTCCTATCAGGGAAAAAATAA
- the eif1A gene encoding translation initiation factor eIF-1A — protein MSEYDNQEEEEVNPEEEILRTPYPNKKEGEMFGIADQLLGASRIKIMCADGKSRMGRIPGKIRKRMWIREGDLVIVKPWEFQDDKADILYRYTKTQAAYLSRKKVLPKNLDIF, from the coding sequence TTGAGCGAGTACGATAACCAAGAAGAAGAGGAGGTTAATCCTGAGGAAGAAATCCTTAGGACCCCCTATCCAAATAAGAAGGAAGGGGAGATGTTCGGGATAGCCGATCAACTTCTTGGAGCGTCCCGCATTAAAATCATGTGTGCAGATGGCAAGTCACGCATGGGACGAATCCCAGGCAAAATCCGCAAGAGGATGTGGATCAGAGAGGGTGATCTGGTCATCGTCAAACCGTGGGAGTTCCAAGACGATAAAGCAGATATCCTTTATCGATACACGAAGACTCAGGCTGCTTATTTAAGTAGGAAGAAAGTACTTCCTAAGAATCTGGATATTTTCTAA
- a CDS encoding serine protein kinase RIO: MPRRDEIFAALERKIQELKTREYGAVEDEDRKTLAEVFDKPALLTIYKLMTDGLIETVDFPISTGKEANVFRVTSPDGNYYALKIYRTSTLTFKRISRYIEGDPRFKGIKGSRRKVVFAWATKEFRNLQRLKEAKVRVPAPVKFNQNMLVMEFIGTEGQPAPLLREVQLDDPRKTYMTVVKYIKAAYKKAELVHADLSEYNILMHEGEPVIIDVGQGMTLEHPNAKEFLLRDIENINRFFRSLDVKVIETNQLMKDITGVKQ; encoded by the coding sequence ATGCCCCGGCGAGATGAAATCTTTGCTGCTTTGGAGCGCAAGATACAGGAACTTAAGACTAGGGAGTATGGGGCGGTAGAAGATGAGGACCGCAAAACCCTGGCTGAAGTATTTGATAAACCTGCGTTGTTGACTATATATAAGCTCATGACGGATGGTCTCATCGAGACAGTCGATTTCCCTATTTCGACTGGAAAGGAGGCTAATGTGTTTCGGGTCACCTCGCCTGATGGGAACTATTACGCTCTTAAAATATATCGTACCTCTACCCTGACTTTCAAGCGCATTTCCCGCTATATAGAAGGCGATCCACGTTTCAAAGGCATCAAAGGTTCGCGAAGAAAAGTGGTATTCGCCTGGGCCACTAAAGAGTTTAGGAACTTGCAGCGACTGAAGGAAGCTAAAGTGCGAGTTCCCGCGCCTGTGAAGTTCAATCAGAATATGCTTGTCATGGAGTTCATCGGAACTGAAGGCCAACCAGCGCCCTTACTTAGAGAGGTCCAGTTGGATGATCCCAGGAAGACATATATGACGGTAGTGAAGTATATAAAAGCCGCATACAAGAAGGCGGAGTTGGTCCATGCAGACCTTTCAGAATATAACATACTCATGCATGAAGGGGAGCCTGTGATAATTGATGTTGGACAGGGGATGACTTTGGAACATCCCAATGCTAAGGAGTTTCTGCTAAGGGACATCGAGAATATTAATCGCTTCTTCCGCTCTCTTGACGTTAAGGTCATTGAAACAAACCAGCTGATGAAGGACATAACGGGGGTCAAGCAATGA
- a CDS encoding KH domain-containing protein: MKIVRIPKERIGAVIGTNGKTKAYLEEMLGVQLNIDSEGEVTIMEESAKDPLAVLKAIDVVKAIGRGFSPQHAYRLFDDMEYLEIIDMKDYVGSKPEQLTRQRARVIGSQGKTRRLIEDLTGVYMSVYGSTVGLIGQPEQVEVARKAVDMLLRGSEHSTVYRFLERNRSRLRIIEMGFEP; this comes from the coding sequence ATGAAGATAGTGAGGATCCCGAAGGAGAGGATAGGCGCCGTCATCGGCACGAATGGAAAGACGAAAGCTTATCTGGAAGAGATGTTAGGAGTACAGCTCAATATCGATTCCGAAGGAGAGGTTACGATCATGGAAGAGAGCGCCAAGGATCCATTGGCGGTTCTGAAAGCTATTGATGTGGTAAAGGCTATTGGGCGCGGTTTCAGTCCACAGCATGCCTATCGCCTCTTCGACGACATGGAGTACCTGGAGATAATAGACATGAAGGATTACGTGGGTAGCAAGCCAGAGCAATTGACGCGACAAAGAGCCAGGGTCATCGGATCGCAAGGTAAGACGCGTAGGCTCATCGAGGATTTAACCGGCGTCTACATGTCTGTCTATGGAAGCACTGTGGGTCTTATAGGCCAGCCCGAGCAGGTCGAGGTGGCAAGGAAAGCGGTGGATATGCTCTTGCGTGGAAGCGAGCATTCCACAGTGTATCGATTTCTTGAGCGTAACAGGTCAAGACTGCGGATAATAGAAATGGGCTTCGAACCTTGA
- a CDS encoding tRNA pseudouridine(54/55) synthase Pus10, whose amino-acid sequence MDHLIDRAERALSLDLCDHCLGRLFARVDTGLSNRERGESLRMAVAWRRALEDRKPLPPHQRCQICDELFEMVPRFAQAVVEKLRSVEFDTFLIGTRIDPLILEKEERLWEMVGQDRAEPIKAEMNQEIGKAVQGMIPQEVDFSSPDVVALVDTRFCHVELDVSPLFIYGRYRKYSRAIPQTRWPCNRCRGKGCTKCNNTGKMYQTSVQEIIGEPIRKWAEGTDHFFHGMGREDIDARMLGNGRPFILEVREPKRRRLDLEALENEINMAGKGVIDVRDLRFSSRDEVRRIKLAIPDKEYRVRVQFESKVNKEQLDEVVQSLKRIRITQQTPARVAHRRADLAREREIKGLVLEEFDGSSATFRLRTEAGTYVKEFIHGDSGRTIPSLAERLGIPCSVEWLDVIEIADQN is encoded by the coding sequence ATGGACCATTTAATCGATAGAGCGGAAAGAGCGCTCTCCCTTGACCTTTGCGACCACTGCCTAGGGAGGTTGTTCGCCAGAGTGGACACGGGGCTCTCCAATCGTGAGAGGGGAGAGTCGTTGCGTATGGCTGTGGCGTGGAGGAGAGCGTTGGAGGATAGAAAGCCTCTTCCACCCCACCAGAGATGCCAGATCTGTGATGAGCTATTCGAAATGGTCCCTCGCTTTGCCCAGGCTGTAGTGGAGAAGCTTAGGTCAGTGGAGTTCGATACTTTTCTCATCGGTACACGCATCGACCCATTGATACTAGAGAAAGAGGAAAGATTGTGGGAGATGGTAGGCCAGGATAGGGCTGAGCCGATAAAGGCGGAAATGAATCAGGAGATTGGCAAGGCTGTGCAAGGTATGATTCCACAAGAGGTAGATTTCTCCTCGCCTGACGTGGTGGCTCTGGTGGATACTCGTTTCTGCCACGTGGAGCTGGATGTTTCCCCTCTCTTCATTTACGGTCGATACCGCAAATACTCTAGAGCGATACCTCAGACCCGTTGGCCCTGCAACCGATGCCGGGGCAAGGGGTGCACGAAATGCAACAATACAGGTAAGATGTATCAGACCAGCGTGCAGGAGATAATCGGAGAACCGATCAGAAAGTGGGCTGAGGGTACGGATCACTTTTTTCACGGTATGGGACGCGAGGATATTGATGCAAGAATGCTAGGGAATGGGAGACCGTTCATTTTAGAAGTCAGAGAGCCGAAGAGAAGGAGATTAGACCTCGAAGCCCTTGAGAACGAGATAAATATGGCCGGGAAGGGGGTTATCGATGTGCGAGATCTTCGATTTTCCAGCCGTGATGAAGTCCGTCGCATTAAACTGGCGATCCCTGACAAGGAGTATCGGGTTAGGGTTCAATTTGAAAGCAAAGTTAATAAGGAGCAATTGGATGAGGTAGTCCAATCGCTAAAGCGCATACGCATCACCCAGCAGACGCCAGCACGGGTCGCGCATAGGCGTGCCGACCTTGCCAGGGAGCGAGAGATAAAGGGGCTAGTGCTGGAGGAGTTCGATGGTTCCTCGGCCACGTTTAGGCTTCGCACCGAAGCCGGAACGTATGTCAAGGAATTCATCCATGGCGACTCTGGCCGGACCATCCCTTCCCTGGCCGAAAGACTTGGCATACCATGTAGCGTGGAATGGCTGGACGTGATCGAGATCGCTGATCAGAATTGA
- a CDS encoding 50S ribosomal protein L21e: MVKASHGPRKKSRNLLRKSPRSRGLSPITHEFQEFEVGEKVHIYLDPSIHHGMPALRFHGKTGTVIGMQGRAFVLAVKDGDKVKTVLSTPEHLRKSA; encoded by the coding sequence ATGGTAAAAGCATCACATGGCCCAAGGAAGAAGTCGAGAAATTTGCTAAGGAAATCCCCGAGGTCTCGGGGTCTCTCCCCCATCACACATGAGTTCCAGGAATTCGAGGTGGGAGAGAAAGTGCACATTTATCTGGATCCCAGCATCCACCACGGTATGCCTGCGCTACGCTTCCATGGGAAGACTGGAACAGTAATCGGGATGCAGGGAAGGGCTTTCGTGCTCGCGGTAAAGGATGGAGATAAAGTAAAGACTGTCCTGTCCACCCCTGAACACCTGAGGAAGAGCGCCTAA
- a CDS encoding RNA polymerase Rpb4 family protein: MLVREMSEERLITLAEVKELLEEEAKSRPQLSHEQKIALDHASKFAKLSVADAKALLEELRQMGFISDPIAYRIVDICPTYPEEVRAIFAKERLILEKKQIDQIITAVKKRI; encoded by the coding sequence ATGCTGGTGAGGGAAATGTCCGAGGAACGGCTGATCACCTTGGCCGAGGTCAAGGAGCTTTTGGAAGAGGAGGCAAAGAGTCGCCCGCAACTTTCTCATGAGCAGAAGATAGCTTTGGACCACGCTAGTAAGTTCGCTAAGCTCTCTGTCGCCGATGCCAAAGCTCTGCTAGAAGAGCTTAGGCAGATGGGGTTCATCTCTGATCCTATAGCCTACCGCATAGTTGACATCTGTCCGACCTATCCTGAAGAAGTGCGGGCTATTTTCGCCAAGGAAAGGCTTATCCTTGAGAAGAAGCAAATCGATCAGATAATCACTGCTGTGAAGAAGCGCATTTAA